In one Eschrichtius robustus isolate mEscRob2 chromosome 15, mEscRob2.pri, whole genome shotgun sequence genomic region, the following are encoded:
- the LRATD1 gene encoding protein LRATD1 produces MGNQLDRITHLSYSELPTGDPSGIEKDELRVGVAYFFSDEEEDLDERGQPDKFGVKASPGCAPRPESPSRRRRHHLLHQLALNETQFSAFRGQECIFSKMSGGPQGADLSVYAVTALPALCEPGDLLELLCLQPAPEPPAPAPHWAVYVGGGQIIHLHQGEIRQDSLYEAGAANVGRVVNSWYRYRPLVAELVVQNACGHLGLKSEEICWTNSESFAAWCRFGKREFKAGGEVPAGTQTPQQQYCLKVHLGENKVHTARFHSLEDLIREKRRIDASGRLRVLRELADLADDKE; encoded by the coding sequence ATGGGCAACCAACTGGACCGCATCACCCACCTCAGCTACAGCGAGTTGCCCACTGGGGACCCGTCGGGGATCGAGAAGGACGAGCTGCGGGTCGGGGTCGCCTACTTCTTCTCGGATGAGGAGGAGGACCTGGACGAACGAGGCCAGCCCGACAAGTTTGGCGTGAAGGCCTCCCCGGGCTGCGCCCCCCGCCCGGAGAGCCCCAGCCGTCGCCGCCGCCACCACCTGCTGCACCAGCTGGCCCTCAACGAAACTCAGTTCTCCGCCTTTCGGGGCCAGGAATGCATCTTTTCCAAAATGAGCGGCGGCCCTCAGGGCGCCGACCTGAGCGTCTACGCGGTCACGGCGCTGCCCGCGCTCTGCGAGCCCGGCGACCTGCTGGAGCTGCTGTGCCTGCAGCCCGCGCCAGAgccgcccgcgcccgccccgcACTGGGCCGTGTACGTGGGCGGCGGGCAGATCATCCACCTGCACCAAGGCGAGATCCGCCAGGACAGCCTGTACGAGGCGGGCGCGGCCAACGTGGGCCGGGTGGTGAATAGCTGGTACCGCTACCGCCCGCTGGTGGCCGAGCTGGTGGTGCAGAACGCCTGCGGCCACCTGGGCCTCAAGAGCGAGGAGATCTGCTGGACGAACTCGGAGAGCTTCGCCGCTTGGTGCCGCTTCGGCAAGCGGGAGTTCAAGGCGGGAGGGGAGGTGCCGGCCGGCACGCAGACCCCGCAGCAGCAGTACTGTCTCAAGGTGCACCTGGGTGAGAACAAGGTGCACACGGCCAGGTTTCACAGCCTGGAAGACCTCATCCGCGAGAAGCGCCGCATCGACGCCAGCGGCCGCCTGCGTGTGCTCCGGGAGCTCGCCGACCTTGCGGACGACAAGGAGtag